A stretch of the Ornithodoros turicata isolate Travis chromosome 4, ASM3712646v1, whole genome shotgun sequence genome encodes the following:
- the LOC135392960 gene encoding uncharacterized protein LOC135392960 gives MLWSWYERVDNTPGHAANNDIEFAYHDYLKLATPCQDDRADSLLAQGQRPPHLSTRATEGKHRSKMSALPQELVGARCWQKPLWHVYLKVHTRISATLKMDLFICPGALSSTELLPEKFLQTKSPQLLPKTSHKQCGDERSS, from the exons ATGCTGTGGAGCTGGTACGAGCGCGTGGACAACACTCCTGGACATGCTGCAAATAATGATATTGAATTTGCATATCATGATTATTTAAAACTAGCTACCCCCTGTCAAGATGACAGAGCAGACTCTTTGCTGGCACAAGGGCAACGTCCCCCACACTTATCTACTCGG GCGACAGAGGGCAAGCACAGAAGCAAGATGTCTGCGCTTCCGCAGGAGCTAGTGGGAGCCAGGTGTTGGCAGAAACCCCTCTGGCATGTGTACCTCAAG GTACATACAAGGATTTCAGCTACACTGAAGATGGATCT TTTCATCTGTCCAGGGGCATTGTCATCAACAGAGTTGCTGCCGGAAAAATTTTTGCAGACAAAAAGCCCACAGTTGCTGCCAAAGACATCGCACAAGCAGTGTGGGGACGAGAGGTCCTCATGA